A portion of the Pseudarthrobacter sp. L1SW genome contains these proteins:
- a CDS encoding MinD/ParA family protein, translating to MPAVPPTPSSQPDAAQPVTHRTSWAEAAAAADAAQPSTQVPAPTRPPASSRPALPDTITSIPDAPAAEVVPAPPAPPTETPAFRRVRPTVADSIAESPMPDFISSPGLFVKEQKPRPVGGIRGALYSMTGGAWNLGPSAKQRQEDELARRISRQLQGSYNTAILSLKGGIGKTSTTVGVGLTLAEYRGDAPCAIDANPDSGDLVERALGEGIYQQSTPRTITDLLKNIESIDSLTALARYMHHAGRLHLIAGEQDPEVSDSLTAAEYLRIRKLISSYYSVALTDCGTGVTHNAMSGILQSADNLVIAAGYAVSGAKRARSTLQWLAGHGYEDLARNAIVVITDKDEVSSRVDKDAIEEHLSGICRELIAVPHDRGVADGDLVTLNVLKPETRRAYKEIAAAIMDGYR from the coding sequence ATGCCAGCCGTACCGCCCACCCCTTCCAGCCAGCCTGACGCCGCGCAGCCGGTGACGCACCGGACCTCCTGGGCGGAGGCAGCCGCCGCAGCTGACGCCGCACAGCCTTCCACGCAGGTCCCGGCTCCCACCCGGCCGCCGGCCTCCTCTCGGCCAGCGTTGCCGGACACCATCACCTCCATCCCGGATGCGCCCGCTGCGGAAGTCGTGCCCGCGCCGCCGGCCCCGCCTACCGAGACCCCCGCCTTCCGCCGCGTCCGGCCCACCGTTGCCGACAGCATCGCCGAGAGCCCCATGCCTGACTTCATCAGCTCACCCGGGCTGTTCGTGAAGGAACAGAAGCCGCGCCCAGTGGGCGGCATCCGCGGCGCGCTCTACAGCATGACCGGCGGCGCCTGGAACCTGGGCCCCAGCGCCAAGCAACGCCAGGAGGATGAGCTGGCCCGCCGCATCTCGCGCCAGCTCCAGGGCAGCTACAACACCGCGATCTTGAGCCTTAAGGGCGGGATCGGCAAGACGTCCACCACGGTGGGCGTGGGCCTTACCCTCGCCGAGTACCGCGGGGACGCCCCTTGCGCCATCGATGCCAACCCGGATTCCGGGGACCTGGTGGAACGCGCGTTGGGTGAAGGCATTTATCAGCAGTCCACTCCGCGGACCATCACCGACCTGTTGAAGAACATCGAATCCATCGACTCGCTCACGGCGCTGGCGAGGTACATGCACCACGCCGGCCGGCTGCACCTGATCGCGGGGGAGCAGGACCCGGAGGTCTCGGATTCTCTTACGGCTGCTGAGTACCTGCGGATCCGCAAGCTCATCTCCAGCTACTACTCCGTGGCGCTGACCGACTGCGGTACAGGCGTGACCCACAACGCCATGAGCGGCATCCTGCAGTCTGCGGACAACCTGGTGATCGCCGCCGGTTACGCAGTGAGCGGCGCCAAACGCGCCCGAAGCACGCTGCAGTGGCTGGCCGGGCACGGGTATGAGGACCTGGCACGGAACGCCATCGTGGTGATCACGGACAAGGACGAGGTCTCCTCCCGCGTTGACAAGGATGCGATCGAGGAGCACCTCTCTGGCATCTGCCGCGAGCTG
- a CDS encoding transposase has protein sequence MAPGRAGRCHRPIRRVPQGIADVAATHCCLSRRVPPGQARQRHAHRSPATTHQQVHGRRGRSIDPVWANRRLLLRAGNTLSDRARDRLSTVFTTDDATGKLRTAWLVKEQLRALLATGSLADAAAAKDRLHALVVQAAQPETNRLCGRSAGRGRRSKCSLSRVPQPRKWKPTTPR, from the coding sequence ATGGCGCCTGGGCGTGCAGGTCGCTGCCATCGACCCATCCGCCGCGTTCCGCAAGGCATTGCGGATGTGGCTGCCACGCACTGCTGTCTCAGTCGACGCGTTCCACCTGGTCAAGCTCGGCAACGACATGCTCACCGAAGTCCGGCAACGACCCACCAGCAGGTCCATGGCCGGCGGGGGCGTTCCATTGATCCGGTCTGGGCCAACCGGAGGCTGCTCCTTCGCGCCGGGAACACACTCTCGGACCGGGCACGGGACAGGCTCAGCACCGTGTTCACAACCGACGATGCCACCGGGAAACTGCGGACGGCCTGGCTGGTCAAAGAACAGCTCCGGGCCCTGCTGGCCACCGGGTCCCTCGCCGACGCGGCTGCCGCGAAAGACCGGCTTCATGCACTGGTGGTTCAGGCCGCGCAGCCCGAAACCAACCGGCTCTGCGGACGGTCTGCTGGTCGTGGAAGGAGATCGAAGTGCTCACTGTCACGGGTGCCACAACCGCGAAAGTGGAAGCCAACAACACCGCGATAA
- a CDS encoding transposase family protein — translation MIEPYSPRPDAATAIFNLPDYRVTDTEIPAFGQRRIRGVATAEVGCPSCGVISNRVRSRRPQRLRDIPVAGPIEVVWAMRRFFCDEYLCPRQTFTEETTQVPRRARSTRRLRDALVSAVIGSGRGRGRGRAFVRCLVVAGPAGLGFRGADAARCRRPGTADARHR, via the coding sequence TTGATCGAGCCTTATTCGCCGCGCCCCGATGCTGCCACCGCGATTTTCAACCTGCCCGACTACCGCGTCACCGATACCGAGATCCCCGCATTCGGCCAGCGGCGGATCCGTGGCGTGGCCACCGCCGAGGTCGGCTGCCCGTCCTGCGGCGTGATCAGCAACCGCGTGCGTTCCCGCCGCCCACAACGCCTGCGCGACATCCCCGTCGCAGGGCCGATCGAAGTGGTCTGGGCCATGCGGAGATTCTTCTGCGATGAGTACCTGTGCCCGCGCCAGACATTCACCGAGGAAACAACCCAGGTCCCGCGCCGGGCCCGGTCCACCCGCCGGCTCCGCGACGCCCTCGTGTCCGCCGTCATCGGATCCGGCAGGGGCCGCGGCCGAGGCCGCGCTTTCGTTCGGTGTCTCGTGGTGGCTGGTCCAGCGGGCCTTGGATTCCGCGGCGCTGACGCTGCCCGATGTCGACGCCCTGGCACCGCGGATGCTCGGCATCGATGA